The window GTGATAGAGCCTTTATCATGCATGACAAAAGCAGGCAGCATCAGATTTCCTTatcagaaatgaaaaatgtcattttggcTCCAAATCACTCTTTTAAGAGGTTTTTTTGAGGCTATTAATACTTGTGTTACCTGCTTCTGCTAACACACAGCATTGCGCCAATCTAGGCATAGCTACCATTGTGACAGGAGTGTTTTCTGCTGGCCTTCTTTTTAGGTACCCCTTATCTGAGGAGTTGCCTAAATACAGTGACGTAAATCCCCGCTATTACATTTGGTATAGTAACAGATTTTTTAAagaatcaaaattattttagtcCAGTATTAAAATTCTGCCCTTTGCTGCACAATTTTAGGTTGGGTCCAGGTAGAATGAGCAAACTACTTTGAAAGAAAGAGACATTCTAATTGCATTATAACAATGTGGTGTCTTAAGTAGTAGCAAAATTGGTTGGGAACCTTTGAACACTGCTACAAATTATTCATATGTTAGTTATATGTAGTTCCAACTATATTATGTCATCAGAACAGAAGTAAcacattttaactttgttttaggaAAAAATCATGTTCTATGCAGTATGAACCAAGTACAGAAGGGTTTATGCATGTAGATAATATTTCACATACTTATTTTCAGTCACAACaaaagttttattaatttttttctgttaattgctAAAATAAGTCAAACACCCATTCAGCACATTTGTCTCTTTCtggctgtcaataaaatgaaaagataaatgtttgcagATAAATACCTCCCAGTCCCTTAAACCTTCTTTGTAGTGTACAATATGTATATTGTAAGTACATTGTATGTGTTGCATACTGCTTGACTGTGTGATTAGGCCCTATAATGGACCAGGTACATGTGCTCCTTGCCTTATATCCAGTGCTGCTAGAATAATTAGAATGCAGGTATGTTTACTTCATTGAGATAAGTATTGCATTATGTTACTCTACTTTTTAAAAGTAATCGGACTGCTGAAGACGCATTACTTTTTACGTGTTATCCTACTGTTCTTAAAATTGTGTTTCTGAGCTTAGCATTGCACATTTTGCTCATCaatataaattaaaagatttcttaATTATTGAGACTGATTATTTCATCCAGGAGAAATAATAATCcgtccacaaaataaattttgaGAGTCAAAGGTTCAAGCAATCTCTTCTAACCATAGCCGCCAAAATTCTATGCAAAGCAAATACATGCTTAAAagttaaacatactgtacatgcggGCTGACAAAGCTGCAACTAACACGTACAAACTACAATATCCTTTAATTTGTgaagaaatctacctctgttagtCAGGTTTGGCAGAGGCCAATAACTCTGTTTCTCTTTCTGCCATTAGAGAAATTGTTGTCAGTTGCTAGTAAATTGTGAAGTGTTCTCGTACTTGTGGCTTTACCATCATCCTTACCATCACTTTCTGTCTCAGAAGTTTAATGAAATAGCATCTTTTGTCACATAGTTtccaaaaaacaacattttagatTATTCAGTAATCTGTTTTTAGCAACTGGCAGctattagcaaaaataaaatacaaagtaaacataGCAGTAGTTATAAATTGTccctataaacttttttttttcctcctttctaAAGTAAAAATCCCGGTATGCCAGCTTCATTTGCATATGTGGGCTTGGGTAATTAAgtttaacatacagtacacagGTCTGggtaaatgcacatttttaacagtagaattaccaaagcttacaaaaaaactcgtaaatccagcccaccttaaatccactcgcacgtctctgtcagcgtcttttgtcttgtaaatgtgtcgataatcccaagcagcttactatcccatcctcccactgctgcagaaacagcaaaagacTTCTCCCACCTCAAGCCTTATTTATCAGGTACCTAGAGCTGCATAGGctaaaaaatattgttatttggaacacatgcatttcatgtgtgttccgtgtcaacaaagatctatgtaagtatatgatgacaggaaatgcagaacacgtacctaaaagacaaactgtaacaaactaaaacaacctatacagctctaggtacctgatAAACAAggtttgagctgggagaggtttttgcactttctgcagcagtgggaggatgggatagcaggctgcttgggattatcgacacatttacaagacaaaagatgctgaacgGAGACGTGTGagctgatttaaggtgggccggatttacgagtttttacGTAAGcattagtaattctagtgttaagctgctGTATGTTGTAGAATCCCAAGTTATCAAATATTCTGGAAACAGTTTAAAATACTTCATATTGTGGATATTCAAAAGAAGTTTGGGGGTCATGTGAAAGTGTTCTTTATTTGTCCCTTGCTTGTTGCTCagtaatcattatttttttaaaaatagccattatgtaattttatttaaatatgtttatgcaCATGCCTATTAATTAAACTTTAGTAGTTTACACATGATATAATGAAATGATAGTAACacagttattttgtttattttaatagctTGTGTTCCCTCTGCCTGAGTTCATCATGACAATGGGTTTCTTCTTAGTGCTTATTATGGAACAAGTAGTGCTGGCCTACAAAGACCAGTCCCTTGGTTCCATAGATGAGAGGCGTAATCTGCTTGTAGCATCAAACATTCAGTCTGGTAACCCACATGAAGCTGAAAGGGACAGGGATGAAGGTGTGCATCTTCATGTAGATTTCAATTCCCATTCAGCAATACGCACTTTTATCCTggtgttttcattatctctacaCTCCATCTTTGAAGGACTTGCAGTTGGACTTCAGAAGCAGACTGACAAAGTTCTTGAAATCTGTTTGGCGCTGCTTATTCACAAATGTATCATAGCTTTTAGTTTGACCTTCAAGTTGGTGCAAAACCACCTGCGACGTGGTGTTGTGGTAATGTGCATTCTGCTGTTTTCTGTTATGTCACCTCTGGGGATTGGTTTGGGTATCTTGCTGACAGAGAATACCAGTAGCGTGCATCAGCTTTCCCACTGTGTCCTGGAAGGCATTGCTACTGGAACGTTCATATATATCACCTTCATGGAAATACTGCCCCATGAACTTGCATCTTCTGAACTGCGCATCCCAAAGTTGGCCATGTTACTTCTAGGCTTTACTGTAGTCACAGGAGTTCTTTTCATAAGGTTTTAAAAAGAGATGCCTCTTACAGTGCACAACGATAAGGGAATCCCTAATCTCATGTCATCTGTACTAAAGTGTATTCTTATAAATTCAGCAGTcagaagtgttaaaaaaaaaaaaatgaactagcAAAACTGCCAATCCtagctgttaaataataattaggtGGTACAGTATGCTCCTGCTCTAATTGTAgggagttagaatttgttactggTACATATCATATTGtatttatctgattttttttttttttatttatgtttaaatagCTATTTTATGGTCATTTGCAGCTCTGTGTCTTCCCCGCTTTACTCTTAGCTATGAGGGGTGATTAAAAAGATTTTTATCCTGACCTATTAAGAGAAACACTAGTAAAaccaaacaagttttatttttctacataatcccCCAACAACAGTAGTGTACTTCTTACATTCACTAAGCTTTTCTGAGCCACTCAAATACAAATAATGTTCTGTCTTCCTTGTGCTACTACTTTTCTGTAGCTGACTTCCTCATAACACAGTGAAGGTGGCTTGTCAGATTGGTGAAACGTGGGTAGTCACACAGGGCCGGGTCTGGAAAATTTGGTGAGCCTGGCATCTCTTTGACTCCACAGGTGAACTTAGCACCCTTTGCAACTTGTTTATTGGTTGGGGGGGTAGGCTGCTTGATCAACAGCTTTTGTTACAGTTTATGCCCAACTGAATGTTGGAAATATCTGAACAAATCTGCATAATACTGATCAGTTATGTAGGTCTTCTGAGAGATTTAATCAAGGTGGACAATATACTTAATATCATGAAAAATTGTACTCCATTATTGAATTCGTATGTGTGGCGTATGAAGTGGAGTGATCCTGGAACACATTGCTTTGTTGGGAATGAATCTCCAAGGGCTTATTTTTCTCTAGCATTATAAATTCATTGGTTGCACATTAATTGATATTCTGCATTTTCATCATGTATTTCATAACTTGTAATTTACAGTGTTTAGTACACACACAAGCTATTCCTGTGGCCATATACATAATCAGCACTGTAGATTATCCCTTTCAGGCTCAGGCTGAAACTTTTTGATCACTCCTCATATTTCCTGATAACTatacctttttttgtttgttttcagctGCAAAGTATGGTAACAGTTCTTTACATTTAGACAAAAATGTGTAAACACTGATTTGAATTAGACACCAATGCATTAAAATGTGTAACTTAAATGAGTGTCTGTCTAAATTTcataaagaaatgaaaccaagattTCATTCAGAGAGTTGTAGCAGACCTCTAATTAAATACTATGTGCCGTGAATAGTCAGTAATCGGCCCCAGTTAAGACATTATTTGAAAGGTAAACCGTTGGCCAGTTTGGGCTGAAGATTGCACAGGTTACACCAGATGTACAGTAAAGCAGAGGAAATCTCCTTAACATGTCTAAAGGCCAACTAACTAGGAAACTGAAACCTTTTACAAGACGCTTGTGAGATATGTTTATCACACGTGGTAGAGAAAATCTAAATCAGAgttgctgtttttaaatgtaacataGAGGGTTTATAGAGGAGCATAAACCTTTATGCCTTTTTGACAAAGTCAGGTCTGCAGACTTTATTAATTCTGCACAATTTGCTAATTGGCACTTGTAGTGCTCGCAAGCATTTCCTCTTGGACCTAGATTTGTAATTCAGAGATTGTATATTTTGTGAGAGCAAGTTATTTTAATGGATTTGTAATACAATTAACAGATTTATACCTTAAAGCTTATCTGTTTTTGAAGACTGTGTCAATTAAAGGCTTATGTTTAAAGGGTACAATGGAATGTCTCACTAGCAAGGAGAGACATTTTTAGTATTAAAGAGGTTGTATGTATTCTAAGCAAATAGTAGTGCGTCATTTTAATACAGTTAGTATAACATATTTACAATGTGTAGTGAGTAATATTTATAACTGAACACTGACAGTGGTCATTGTTAATAGAACACCATTGGACTAGACATTAATAAAGTTTGTCTTAAGTTTTATACTGACAACATTGCAATTCAGTATTTGTCACAAATGTTTTGTGCAAGTTTTTACTAGCACCCAGTTAGTAATCAGTGGTATTGTTACAATTGTAGTCCTTTGAATTTGCTCTTGCTCTGATGTGGATGTTAATGGCAGTGGACCACAGTCTGATGTTCTAATAATGGCTTATTAGATTTTTACATTATATGTAACATAAGGTTATTAATAATGTAGCACAATTATCCAAGAGTATTTTTATAGGTCAGTGTTTTAATCATTCTATTTGTATTCAGTATATTTAAGTGTAATAtgtacctttttaaattaaattcatttaaaaggaCTTTTTAAGCAGATATATTGAAAGTAAAATCTCAAAGTGAAAACTTAGATTGACTgggttatgtttttaaattttatatatgagGTAGCATCTGTTGATGTTcttgctttttaattaaaaaagaaatcccCAACCCAGAGGAGTATTAAGTTGTGGTTTCGTTGATGCACTGGATTCATTATCACACAGAGAACTGGCACTGTTACTAATTTGACTGATATTTTAGGTAGTCATATTACTCTGACAGCACTCGCCTGAGCAAAGTGCCATTCGAGTGGTTGAATCTGaatttttctgtttctctctgaTATCAAGTCTGTATGGTATTTTGCTAACTAGTATTTAGCATTGaaatacaatatttatgtatcatcaactgttaaaaataatgttttattatggtgcaataaaaaaaaaaattacaattgtttccaaagtttgattataaatccTTGCCCCAAACCGGCTGTCCAtctatgtacttatttattagtAGAACAAGTGCCTAGTGTTGCAGGGGTGTAATGGTGTTTCCAATGATCtgagccaccaggtggcactgtcaTTCAGCCTGtactgaaaaagacaaaaaaaactacaCCAGGGTCAAATTTTTAGGTCTGCACTGTATGCTGATTAAATAACGGAGGTGTGCAAATTTTTTGCAGAGATTGGTCCATTGTGCACCAAACTTACATGTATGTATTACATTTTCTGTACACTCACACAGATTTTGAACTTTACATATTAGATTGGGGTACGTGTAGGAGACCGTGAATGGATGTTCTTCAGTGCCAATTATGCCATACCACACCACTCGGGTCTTTGGCCACAACATGTACTCCTAGCTGCTATGTCCACTTAAACACACACAGCCCACCTCCACCTCACTCCACTCAATTATCCCCCAGGCTCTTTGTAAGCCAACCCAAGCCTAGAGCTCATTTCTGAGTTGATAGGCTCTAGCAGACGGCAGATGTGTCCAAAGTGCCCTCCCTCACAGGTCCAGATCCTGAGGTCACTACACTGTTATtcctgtttttggtttgtatttttgtactttcggaaaacaaaatgtaaacttgGGTCGGGGGTATGGGAGGTCAGTTCATTTAAAAACCATGAATCTGAAAGTATGGAAATTATTGAATCACCAGGCTGagtaaaaaaatctatttttaaaaaatctcgcTGACATTACCATTAACAAAATATGAACATGTGCAGCCACGCATAAACCATACTGTATTTAATTAGTATAGCTGAGTAAATAAGAGATACATTCAGTCAGGCATTTGCCATTGTCATAATAACAGTTTATTTGTGTAGTTATTGTAAATAGAATCCTATTATGCTGCTGTAATAATGCACATGTGTGATTTCTGTACATGAACATACTGTTCTGATGAATCACACTCTTTCTGCACTGATTTCAATGTGTATGACTGATGAAGGTTCTCgtctggtttaaaattaaaataaaatttaaagcctGGACTCAATTTAGATTTctcagtgtagatagatagatagatactttattaatcccaatgggaaattcacaaaataaataaatagagaactTGAGATGAATACTGCCAAATGCAAAATTTAGCAGGGTAAAGACATGCATTTTGCTCAGTCCCATCACTACACGAAAAAAGAACTGACGCAAAGCTTACAGCTATGCCAATTAATCGGCAAATTCCCCAGCAGTTGTCGCAAGGTAAAATGAAGTCTATTGCCTATTTTATTTGCAAGGATCTTCATCCATACACTGTAGTAGAGAATGCAGGATTCATGATTCATACACTTGAGCTAAGGTACTTTATTCCATTGTAGCAAAAataaaacccagctaagattctCGCCACCTTTGacggcaatttatttattttttcggcAGGGATCCCAGGAGTGCAGCCAGATTGGGCCCGACTCACACACACCCcgtcacagagacaaaaaagcaactggtaataaaaacagaaatagaagactgtattaaacaataaaaaatgaaactatacaCACTACAACATCCACCC of the Erpetoichthys calabaricus chromosome 2, fErpCal1.3, whole genome shotgun sequence genome contains:
- the LOC114646116 gene encoding zinc transporter ZIP1-like, translating into MDSEKGSDTTLESAETMTGLEVKLISLVILLLVTMLFGFGPFFMIRFSGVLGIAPGTCRRNMSLVSCFAGGVFLATCLLDLLPDYLAGITETFNNLQVTLVFPLPEFIMTMGFFLVLIMEQVVLAYKDQSLGSIDERRNLLVASNIQSGNPHEAERDRDEGVHLHVDFNSHSAIRTFILVFSLSLHSIFEGLAVGLQKQTDKVLEICLALLIHKCIIAFSLTFKLVQNHLRRGVVVMCILLFSVMSPLGIGLGILLTENTSSVHQLSHCVLEGIATGTFIYITFMEILPHELASSELRIPKLAMLLLGFTVVTGVLFIRF